The genomic DNA GAATAGCAGCAAATCACCATAGCAGCAATTGTTTCACCCACTTGCCTTGTCAAAATACACgacttcctttgaatgtttGATCACAACTTGATTACTAACGTAATGCTTGCCGAGAAACAGAGGTATAAACATCAGCTCCACGAGCAGCTCGGttctacaaaaatatgaaaaatgtagATAATTATGGTCGACCTAtagaacaacaaaaaataagtgtagcgactatgaaaaacataaagtttattcttcgtaaacgtatcaaatctttttccttctctctctcaatcttccaTATTACTCGGACTGATgttttgctcgtcccttagctcccCTTAGCTCTTcgtgtttgctcgtcccttagctctccctgttTGCAAACGGCAAACTCATCCGATTTGGCCTTCGCAACTGAAGTTCAAGCCAGTTGTATGTTCTCCCTAACTTTTGTCCTCCTCGTCTACGCTAAGGGCTGCCTCATCGATCTCTCGAGGTCAAGAACACGCGACAGAAGACGGCAAGACTCGAAGGGAGAGAACGATGACTCGGATCCTTCCATCGTCGAGAGGTAATGCTTCAAAAGTGTTTCTGCTTCGTGGTGGTGAGTTTCGTCAGATTTATCCACATGCTGAGAAGGGATTCAAACCATAAGTTGGAAATGTAGTGTTTTCTAAATGTTTAACGAAACGTAGCACAAAACGaatgaacaaacaaaacagttcgcgcatgaatgaaaaaaatttGGTTACGTTTCTTGTAATGGAAccaaataagaaaacaaagcaaagaattaatgatccgtttttcttaaactctctcacagagtgacacgtggatccgagccttctcatgcattctcaccaaaatcgtttaaggaaagccttaaaaatgtttctcctttaatatatagggataTATTCATAAGGAAACACCACTGGTAAGAATCACAGTCTCTCAAAAAcagcaatttttaaaaataaaacttagtTACCATTTGATAAAAGAAGACATAATTAATGTTAgctaaatttatatttgttttcatagaGTCGTCAAAAATCTCTTAATTTATTACATGGCAGGTGGGTCCTACAATCTATCCAAcactgttgttttttttgtcagttGTACTCTCGGAAGATTCAAGACCAAAACGCTTGCAGTTCCCACAgataaggaagaagagaaggaaagAAAAGCTCTGACGAATCCAACAATGGCGATTTCGACTTTAACACTCACAACATCTATCCATACACGTTCCTTCAGACCcaccatctcttcttcttcatcgtcaTTCTCGTGTCTCtgttcttctcttctcccaATTGACTGCCAGCAGAAACAGAGGAGCTTCACCGCCGGGAGAAGAACGTTTCGGAGTGGGTTTAGGCATTTTAGCCGCCACGATTCTCTCTCTGACGCCTCTGGATGCAGACACGCCACGAGGATTAGAGTACTACGCCACTGTTGGAAGACCCTCTCTGCGAATACAGCTACGCAAAAATCAGGGCTTGGATTCTGCGATATCGCTGTTGGGTTCGCGTGACAAAGCTCCTCGTGGCGTACTTGTAAATTGTAATACAATCCGTCTCTCTGTA from Raphanus sativus cultivar WK10039 unplaced genomic scaffold, ASM80110v3 Scaffold0932, whole genome shotgun sequence includes the following:
- the LOC108829017 gene encoding LOW QUALITY PROTEIN: photosynthetic NDH subunit of lumenal location 4, chloroplastic (The sequence of the model RefSeq protein was modified relative to this genomic sequence to represent the inferred CDS: inserted 1 base in 1 codon; deleted 4 bases in 4 codons) is translated as MAISTLTLTTSIHTRSFRPTISSSSSSFSCLCSSLLPIDCQQKQRSFTAGRRTFGVGLGILAATILSLTPLDADTPRGLEYYATVGDPLCEYSYAKSGLGFCDIAVGFADKAPRGVLVNCNTIRLSVHYTARFADGTLFDSTYKRARPLTMRIGVGKVIRGLDQGXLGGEGVPPMRVGGKRKLQIPPKLAYGPEPAGCFSGDCNIPGNATLLYDINFVEIYPGSNTR